Proteins encoded by one window of Chryseobacterium sp. POL2:
- a CDS encoding 3-hydroxyacyl-CoA dehydrogenase NAD-binding domain-containing protein, producing the protein MKIGIVGSGAMGSGIAQVIASAGNQVSLYDSNPLALEKAGANLEATFQKLAQKGKMSYEEAGIYFNNIRLVNELKDLANSELIIEAIIEDLEIKKELFQKLEALVSQDCILASNTSSLSMASIAASCQNPRRVIGIHFFNPAPLMALVEIIPAVQTDSDLVLKTKELVETWKKLPAIAKDTPGFIVNRVARPFYGEAIRILEEGVADCATIDFAMTSLGGFRMGPFQLMDFIGHDVNYRVTESVFKEFFYDPKFKPSFTQKRLFEAGFYGRKSGRGFYDYSENAIQPQPTTDSALLESIFKRILVMLMNEAADAYYLNIASVKDIDIAMTKGVNYPKGLLAWADEFGLENLEKELDALYNLYHEDRYRCSPVIRRLVKENKNFYN; encoded by the coding sequence ATGAAAATAGGAATTGTAGGAAGTGGTGCTATGGGAAGCGGAATTGCGCAAGTTATTGCAAGTGCAGGTAACCAGGTTTCTCTTTATGATAGCAATCCCCTTGCATTAGAAAAAGCAGGTGCCAATCTTGAAGCGACTTTCCAAAAGCTAGCCCAAAAAGGCAAAATGTCTTATGAAGAGGCTGGCATTTATTTTAATAATATCCGTTTGGTTAATGAGCTGAAAGATTTGGCGAATTCCGAACTTATTATTGAAGCCATTATCGAAGATCTTGAGATTAAAAAAGAGTTGTTTCAAAAATTAGAAGCTTTGGTAAGTCAGGATTGTATCTTGGCGAGTAATACCTCTTCTTTATCCATGGCTTCTATAGCGGCATCTTGCCAGAATCCTCGTCGTGTGATTGGGATTCATTTTTTTAATCCAGCACCTTTGATGGCTTTGGTCGAAATTATCCCGGCTGTGCAAACGGACTCTGATTTGGTTTTAAAAACGAAAGAATTAGTCGAAACTTGGAAAAAACTGCCTGCAATAGCGAAAGACACGCCTGGTTTTATTGTCAACCGTGTAGCCAGACCTTTCTACGGCGAAGCAATCCGAATCTTGGAAGAAGGCGTTGCGGATTGTGCGACGATCGATTTTGCAATGACCAGTCTTGGAGGATTCAGGATGGGACCTTTTCAGTTGATGGATTTTATTGGGCACGATGTTAATTATCGTGTAACCGAAAGTGTTTTCAAAGAATTTTTCTATGATCCAAAATTCAAACCTTCATTTACTCAAAAACGTTTGTTTGAAGCTGGTTTTTATGGAAGAAAATCGGGACGTGGCTTTTATGACTATTCGGAAAATGCCATTCAGCCACAGCCTACTACAGATTCTGCTTTATTGGAAAGTATCTTTAAAAGAATTCTTGTGATGTTGATGAACGAAGCGGCCGATGCTTATTATCTGAATATTGCTTCGGTAAAAGATATCGATATAGCGATGACCAAAGGTGTTAATTATCCCAAAGGTCTTTTGGCTTGGGCAGACGAATTTGGTTTAGAAAACTTAGAAAAAGAATTGGATGCTTTGTATAATTTATACCACGAAGACCGTTACCGATGCAGTCCAGTTATCCGTCGTTTGGTAAAAGAAAACAAAAATTTTTATAATTAA
- the pcaF gene encoding 3-oxoadipyl-CoA thiolase codes for MNQVYLIDGVRTPIGKLKGSLASMRPDDMAAFVIKKLLERNPNIDQKRIYDVVLGCANQAGEDNRNVARMAGLLSGLDYHVPGETVNRLCASGLSAAINASRAIQVGDADLMISGGVENMTRGPLVISKSENPFGGDAKIYDTTFGWRFVNPKMKEMYGVDAMGETAENLAARDNISREDQDLFAFNSQMKTKAAQENGRLAQEIVTVNIPQRKADDLIFDKDEFAKNDTTLEGLAQLRTAFKKDGTVTAGNASGLNDGAAVNLLASEQAIKEFGLMPKARIVSSAVVGVEPRIMGIGPVKAAELALKKAGLSFNDIDIIELNEAFAAQGLACIRAWGLADDDPRINPNGGAIALGHPLGMSGARILNSAMYELHNQNKKYALATMCVGLGQGFAVIIEKV; via the coding sequence ATGAATCAAGTATATCTAATTGATGGTGTGCGTACGCCAATCGGAAAACTAAAAGGAAGCTTAGCCTCAATGCGTCCCGACGATATGGCTGCTTTTGTTATAAAAAAATTGTTGGAACGTAATCCAAATATCGACCAAAAGAGGATTTATGATGTTGTTTTAGGTTGCGCCAATCAAGCTGGCGAAGATAACAGAAACGTCGCAAGAATGGCGGGTTTGCTTTCTGGCTTGGATTATCATGTTCCTGGCGAGACGGTGAACCGACTTTGTGCTTCTGGATTGTCTGCAGCGATTAATGCTTCGAGAGCTATTCAGGTTGGTGATGCCGATTTGATGATTTCTGGCGGCGTGGAAAATATGACGCGTGGGCCTTTGGTCATTTCAAAATCCGAAAACCCTTTTGGTGGCGATGCTAAAATTTATGACACAACTTTCGGGTGGCGATTTGTCAACCCCAAAATGAAAGAAATGTATGGTGTAGATGCCATGGGCGAAACAGCAGAAAACCTGGCAGCACGTGATAATATTTCGCGTGAAGATCAAGATCTATTTGCCTTTAATTCTCAAATGAAAACCAAGGCAGCACAAGAAAATGGGAGATTGGCGCAAGAGATTGTTACGGTTAATATTCCACAAAGAAAAGCGGATGATTTGATTTTTGATAAAGACGAATTTGCTAAAAACGATACCACTTTAGAAGGTCTTGCTCAATTGAGAACAGCTTTCAAAAAAGATGGAACGGTTACGGCAGGTAATGCTTCTGGACTTAATGACGGTGCAGCAGTTAATCTTTTGGCTTCAGAACAAGCGATTAAAGAATTTGGTTTGATGCCCAAAGCCAGAATTGTGTCAAGTGCTGTGGTTGGTGTAGAACCAAGAATCATGGGGATTGGCCCTGTGAAAGCCGCAGAATTAGCATTGAAAAAAGCTGGTCTTAGTTTTAATGATATTGATATTATTGAACTGAATGAAGCTTTTGCCGCACAAGGTTTAGCATGCATCAGAGCTTGGGGGCTTGCCGATGATGATCCGCGCATCAACCCCAATGGCGGTGCGATTGCATTAGGACATCCACTAGGGATGAGTGGCGCAAGAATCCTAAACTCCGCTATGTATGAACTTCATAACCAAAATAAAAAATATGCTTTGGCAACGATGTGTGTAGGTCTTGGACAAGGTTTCGCCGTAATTATTGAAAAAGTTTAA
- the paaZ gene encoding phenylacetic acid degradation bifunctional protein PaaZ has product MMQLKNYALGQWTKGSSEGQMLYNAITGDEIATASSAGLDFGAMMDYARTVGGPKLRKMTFQERGLMLKKLALYLMERKEEFYSISWATGATRADSWVDIEGGIGNLFANASLRRQFGDQPFYVEGETHKLSKNGTFIGTHIMTPKRGVAIHINAFNFPVWGMLEKIAVNFLAGVPAIVKPATITSFLTEAVVRAIIESNILPEGALQLITGSANGILECVESEDVVTFTGSASTGQMLKAHPRITSEGVPFNLEADSLNACVLGEDVKPGSVEFDIFIKEVTREMTTKAGQKCTAVRRAIVPANLVEDVQIALGQRLATTTIGDPNVEGVRMGALAGAAQVKEVREKVEELAKSQEIVFGNLDNFEVKGADKNKGAFISPILFLNKDPFNKTDVHNIEAFGPVSTIIPYNGMAEAVELVRMGKGSLVCSIVTSDNDIATEFVLNAGSLHGRIVVLDAECIKESTGHGSPLPLLVHGGPGRAGGGEEMGGKRGVMHYMQRTAVQGSPNTLTAVTQQYQYGADYIEDDKHPFAKYFEEIKVGDTLITAKHTLQQSDINAFAALSGDNFYAHVDATSLEGTIFERNVAHGYYLLSKAAGLFVQAKKGPVLLNYGLDECRFVKPVYPGSTIGVRFTCKEKITQEKKDDNDVAKGIVRWLVDIYDETGETVAIATILTMVKMLHQD; this is encoded by the coding sequence ATGATGCAACTAAAAAATTATGCTTTAGGGCAATGGACCAAAGGGTCTTCCGAAGGGCAGATGTTATATAACGCCATTACAGGAGATGAGATTGCAACCGCTTCATCGGCAGGATTGGATTTCGGGGCGATGATGGATTATGCACGTACAGTTGGTGGTCCAAAACTTCGCAAAATGACATTCCAAGAAAGAGGTTTGATGCTAAAAAAACTAGCCTTATATCTTATGGAGCGCAAGGAAGAGTTTTATAGCATTTCTTGGGCAACAGGAGCAACGCGTGCAGATTCTTGGGTGGACATCGAAGGCGGTATTGGTAACCTTTTTGCTAATGCCTCTTTGCGCCGTCAGTTTGGCGATCAGCCTTTTTATGTAGAAGGAGAAACGCATAAGTTATCCAAGAACGGAACGTTTATCGGGACACATATTATGACCCCGAAGCGCGGTGTTGCCATTCATATCAATGCATTCAATTTTCCAGTGTGGGGCATGTTAGAAAAAATTGCGGTTAACTTTTTAGCAGGCGTTCCAGCGATTGTTAAACCCGCAACCATCACTTCCTTTTTAACGGAAGCCGTTGTGCGCGCGATTATCGAATCTAATATTTTACCTGAAGGTGCGCTGCAATTAATTACAGGTTCGGCTAACGGAATTTTAGAATGTGTTGAGTCCGAAGATGTGGTAACGTTTACAGGTTCTGCTTCGACAGGTCAAATGTTAAAAGCGCATCCAAGAATTACTTCGGAAGGTGTTCCTTTCAACTTGGAAGCCGATTCTCTTAATGCTTGTGTTCTTGGCGAAGATGTGAAGCCTGGTTCTGTAGAATTTGATATTTTCATTAAAGAAGTAACGCGCGAAATGACCACCAAAGCGGGTCAAAAATGTACAGCGGTGCGTCGTGCTATTGTTCCAGCTAATTTGGTAGAAGACGTTCAGATTGCTTTAGGACAACGTTTAGCAACGACAACAATCGGTGATCCCAATGTTGAAGGTGTCCGTATGGGCGCGTTAGCTGGTGCTGCGCAAGTTAAAGAAGTTCGTGAGAAAGTTGAAGAACTTGCCAAATCTCAAGAGATTGTTTTCGGAAACTTAGATAATTTCGAAGTGAAAGGAGCGGATAAAAACAAAGGCGCATTTATTTCACCTATTTTATTTTTAAACAAGGATCCGTTCAACAAAACGGATGTTCACAATATCGAAGCATTTGGCCCAGTTTCTACCATTATTCCTTACAACGGAATGGCTGAAGCGGTTGAATTAGTTCGTATGGGTAAAGGCTCATTGGTGTGTTCAATAGTTACTTCGGATAACGATATCGCAACAGAATTTGTACTGAATGCAGGATCACTTCATGGACGTATTGTTGTTTTGGATGCCGAGTGTATCAAAGAATCTACAGGTCACGGTTCGCCATTGCCTTTATTGGTTCATGGTGGTCCAGGTCGCGCAGGTGGCGGCGAAGAGATGGGCGGCAAGCGTGGTGTGATGCATTATATGCAACGTACAGCGGTGCAAGGCTCTCCTAACACATTGACGGCCGTTACGCAACAATACCAATACGGCGCGGATTATATCGAAGATGACAAACATCCTTTCGCTAAATATTTCGAAGAAATAAAAGTCGGTGATACTCTAATTACCGCAAAACATACACTTCAACAATCGGACATCAATGCTTTTGCGGCCTTGTCTGGGGATAATTTTTACGCGCATGTGGATGCGACATCTTTGGAAGGTACCATCTTCGAGCGCAATGTGGCACATGGCTATTATCTGTTGTCAAAAGCGGCGGGCTTATTTGTTCAAGCCAAGAAAGGTCCCGTATTATTAAACTACGGATTGGACGAATGTCGTTTTGTGAAGCCCGTTTATCCAGGTTCTACAATTGGCGTTCGTTTCACTTGTAAAGAAAAAATAACACAAGAGAAAAAGGACGACAACGACGTGGCGAAAGGCATTGTGCGTTGGTTGGTCGATATCTATGACGAAACTGGCGAAACCGTTGCTATCGCTACAATTTTAACCATGGTAAAAATGTTACATCAAGACTAA
- a CDS encoding enoyl-CoA hydratase/isomerase family protein — translation MEAYVKSNIENGIGTIEFFHPQSNSMPGSQLRSLAEEIDNLGKDKEVNVIVLKSFGEKAFCAGASFDELISIKDFETGKAFFSGFSNVINAMRKSPKLIIARIHGKAVGGGVGIACAADYTFATENAAVKLSELAVGIGPFVIGPVVEKKIGTAAFAQLAINATEFYSAEWAREKNMFQDVYETTEEMDAEIEILANKLAKSNPQAMFQLKEIFWKGTEHWDQLLTERAAVSGQLVLSAFTVNAINQFKSKS, via the coding sequence ATGGAAGCATACGTAAAATCAAATATAGAAAACGGCATAGGGACAATCGAGTTTTTCCATCCACAAAGCAACTCAATGCCAGGAAGCCAACTTAGAAGTTTGGCTGAGGAAATTGACAATTTAGGAAAAGATAAAGAGGTCAACGTCATTGTTTTAAAAAGCTTTGGTGAAAAGGCTTTCTGCGCAGGTGCATCTTTTGATGAGTTAATCTCAATCAAAGATTTCGAAACAGGGAAAGCATTTTTCTCAGGATTCTCCAATGTTATCAATGCGATGCGAAAATCACCAAAGCTGATTATCGCAAGGATTCATGGTAAAGCCGTAGGTGGTGGCGTTGGTATTGCCTGCGCTGCGGACTATACCTTTGCTACAGAAAATGCCGCGGTTAAGCTCAGCGAATTAGCAGTCGGGATTGGCCCTTTCGTCATCGGTCCTGTTGTAGAAAAGAAAATCGGAACGGCCGCTTTCGCACAATTGGCAATCAATGCCACTGAGTTTTATTCGGCGGAGTGGGCGCGCGAGAAAAATATGTTCCAAGACGTGTACGAAACAACGGAAGAAATGGATGCCGAAATTGAAATTCTAGCAAACAAATTAGCGAAGTCTAATCCCCAAGCCATGTTCCAACTAAAAGAAATCTTCTGGAAAGGCACAGAACATTGGGATCAGCTCTTGACGGAACGTGCTGCTGTTAGCGGACAACTGGTATTGTCAGCGTTTACGGTGAATGCGATTAATCAGTTTAAAAGTAAGAGTTAG
- a CDS encoding porin family protein — MKRVVGILFLFCIGMLSAQSYKMGVTGNVHRSSIVNIHDVSKPSWGGGVGVFAQFALVENDVFDSAWLYLMPQLEFSMQGENAEPEQGKQQFPNHYIGLPIYIKYFFHKGNMKRDVFLIAGPRLEYLVSHDRKGPEVYPMFVDQEKKINSFGFGLSVGAGLKLSDNMEAFIRFDRGFSKIYPDYTHKSNTYNRLLGIGVNYYIKTE, encoded by the coding sequence ATGAAAAGAGTTGTAGGAATACTTTTTTTGTTTTGTATAGGAATGTTGTCAGCCCAAAGTTATAAAATGGGGGTCACAGGGAATGTTCATAGAAGTAGTATTGTAAACATTCATGATGTTTCTAAGCCTTCCTGGGGCGGCGGCGTTGGCGTTTTTGCTCAATTTGCTTTGGTGGAGAATGATGTTTTTGACTCTGCCTGGCTTTATTTAATGCCTCAGTTGGAGTTTAGTATGCAAGGAGAAAATGCAGAACCTGAGCAGGGTAAGCAGCAATTTCCTAATCATTATATCGGCTTGCCTATTTATATCAAATACTTTTTTCATAAAGGTAATATGAAGCGTGACGTGTTTCTTATAGCGGGTCCACGTTTGGAGTATCTTGTGTCGCATGATCGCAAAGGCCCAGAAGTTTATCCTATGTTTGTTGATCAAGAAAAGAAGATTAATAGTTTTGGATTTGGATTGTCAGTAGGAGCAGGTTTGAAACTTTCCGACAATATGGAAGCTTTTATCCGTTTTGACAGAGGCTTCAGCAAAATTTATCCAGACTATACCCATAAGTCTAATACTTATAATCGATTATTAGGTATCGGCGTTAATTATTATATTAAAACTGAATAA
- a CDS encoding polysaccharide biosynthesis/export family protein → MKKVQRVLFWMLIVAFGVIVSCKPKENMVYMKNHNFEQEVSEARYHGLRLQEGDVLDILVSAYDDIAVKPFNLSTMEQTNSGVDKSTGGIAKANEYVVSADGFITMPVLGQVFCIGMTKQQLKTDLESRLKTYLTDPLVSIKLVNFNVSILGEVKSPGQKTSSTERLTIFQALALAGDMTDGGDRTNVKLIRYSEVLKKDEVVALNLSESNIVNSPYYYLQQNDIVYVEPDKNKQIIANNNPNKGLYFQIGAILLATIGLLIRFK, encoded by the coding sequence ATGAAGAAGGTACAAAGGGTCTTATTTTGGATGCTTATCGTGGCGTTCGGTGTTATTGTTTCGTGTAAGCCAAAAGAGAATATGGTTTATATGAAGAATCATAATTTTGAACAAGAGGTTTCCGAAGCGCGCTATCATGGACTGCGCCTCCAAGAAGGTGATGTTTTGGATATTCTGGTGTCTGCCTACGATGATATTGCTGTGAAGCCTTTTAACCTTAGTACGATGGAGCAGACCAATAGTGGTGTTGATAAATCCACAGGAGGTATTGCCAAGGCTAATGAATATGTCGTAAGTGCTGATGGTTTTATTACGATGCCCGTTCTGGGGCAGGTTTTCTGTATAGGCATGACCAAGCAACAATTAAAAACCGATCTTGAAAGCCGTTTAAAAACCTATCTTACCGATCCGCTGGTCAGCATAAAGCTGGTTAACTTCAATGTTAGCATTCTTGGAGAGGTGAAAAGCCCAGGTCAAAAGACGAGCAGTACAGAGCGTCTTACTATTTTCCAAGCTCTCGCTTTGGCAGGCGATATGACCGATGGTGGTGACCGTACCAATGTTAAGCTCATCCGTTATTCTGAGGTCTTAAAAAAAGATGAGGTTGTTGCTCTGAACTTGTCTGAATCTAATATCGTTAATTCGCCGTATTATTATCTTCAACAAAATGATATTGTTTATGTTGAGCCGGATAAGAATAAGCAGATTATTGCTAATAACAATCCTAACAAAGGTTTGTATTTTCAGATTGGTGCTATATTACTCGCAACCATCGGTTTACTCATTAGATTTAAATAA
- a CDS encoding GumC family protein, protein MELLDTQTKQTKHRLDLEKEFRKALKFWPLFIVLPLLFYAGAKIYMRYAQPQYFSKTTLKFEQASPKPSTQALNDLKNLGVGFSNDELDAETVVMVSKPILGKVVKNLNLNVKYYSVGKIKEVEYYDELPIRAEVVSLKNPDQFGGASFILDSGTGNSFSLSSVDGSHLKTYQFGSLVDLGFGSVIFEKQPISQAVHHIKVVFTNPKYVVSGLEGALNVRIYKSLLMDINMVSPTYKKSEAILAELVKVYNDEGIKDKNQESQFTADFIDRRLQIITDELAGIENQKEGVKRDYQITDLATQAQLALTNVNANTKEVLGYATQLDLVSSVYQLANAGGQSLLPTGLGLSGAIDAQISQYNDLVLTRNRVLKQATNANPAVIEMNKQIGILKDAIRGNLADVRRSLQDNISRLQGDINQDKGKIDRYPTQEKVFRSIDRQQNLKEALYLFLLQKREENAINLAVALPKAKVINPPYTSGVVAPKGQLIIWGSTLLGFVLALGFVVVRGLMDTKVYSKADILNLVDNATLIGEIPESKADAVLVGANDFSMFAESFRILSSNLKYILKTRKTTDDAAVILVTSSVKGEGKTTLSMNLAMSLAGSSKVLIIGADIRNPQLHRFVPRQKLGLTDYLISNDAQADAYIFSSGLSEHLDVMFSGAKAPNPNDLLDMAKFDEMIDTLKVHYQYIILDSAPVMLVSDTIHLVDLSDVILYVAKAGYTEKSMMHFADDFRKEHHIDKLSFVLNSVKPEFSRYGNKYGYGYYHVESKKAFFKK, encoded by the coding sequence ATGGAGTTATTGGATACGCAAACGAAACAAACTAAACATAGACTAGACCTAGAAAAGGAGTTCCGTAAGGCATTAAAGTTTTGGCCTTTGTTTATTGTTCTACCTTTATTGTTTTATGCTGGTGCCAAGATCTACATGCGCTATGCACAGCCACAATATTTTAGCAAGACTACTTTAAAATTTGAGCAGGCTTCGCCTAAACCTTCCACGCAGGCTCTTAATGATCTTAAGAATCTGGGTGTGGGATTTTCTAATGATGAGTTGGACGCTGAAACTGTTGTTATGGTTTCGAAACCTATCTTGGGGAAAGTCGTTAAAAACCTTAATCTTAATGTTAAATACTATTCTGTTGGAAAAATTAAGGAGGTTGAATATTATGATGAGTTACCCATACGCGCAGAGGTTGTTAGTCTAAAGAATCCTGATCAATTTGGGGGTGCTAGTTTTATTTTGGATTCTGGTACGGGGAATAGTTTTAGCTTGTCCTCAGTAGATGGCAGCCATCTTAAGACGTATCAGTTTGGTAGCTTGGTTGATTTAGGATTTGGAAGTGTTATTTTTGAAAAGCAGCCGATTTCGCAGGCTGTTCATCATATCAAAGTCGTCTTCACGAATCCCAAATATGTTGTTTCGGGATTAGAAGGGGCTCTCAATGTTAGAATTTACAAAAGCCTGTTGATGGACATCAACATGGTGAGTCCTACTTATAAGAAATCTGAAGCAATCTTGGCTGAACTTGTAAAAGTTTATAATGATGAAGGGATTAAAGATAAGAACCAGGAGTCGCAGTTTACCGCTGATTTTATTGATAGACGTTTGCAGATTATCACTGATGAGCTAGCGGGCATTGAAAATCAAAAAGAAGGTGTCAAGCGCGACTACCAAATTACGGATCTCGCTACGCAGGCACAGCTTGCCCTTACGAATGTTAATGCTAATACCAAAGAAGTTTTGGGCTATGCCACGCAGTTGGATTTGGTAAGTTCTGTATATCAATTGGCCAATGCAGGAGGCCAAAGCCTTTTGCCTACTGGTTTGGGTTTGTCGGGTGCTATCGATGCGCAGATTAGCCAGTATAATGACTTGGTGCTTACGCGCAATCGTGTGCTAAAACAGGCCACTAATGCCAATCCTGCTGTTATCGAGATGAACAAGCAGATTGGTATTTTGAAGGATGCTATCCGTGGGAATCTTGCCGATGTGCGTCGTAGCTTGCAAGATAATATCTCTCGTTTGCAGGGTGATATCAACCAGGATAAAGGCAAGATTGACCGTTATCCCACGCAGGAGAAAGTTTTCCGAAGTATTGACCGTCAACAAAATTTAAAAGAAGCCTTGTATCTCTTTTTGTTGCAAAAACGAGAAGAAAATGCCATTAACTTAGCTGTGGCATTGCCTAAGGCGAAGGTTATCAATCCGCCCTATACCTCTGGTGTTGTGGCGCCAAAGGGACAGTTGATTATCTGGGGTTCTACCTTGCTGGGTTTTGTCTTGGCGCTAGGCTTTGTGGTTGTGCGAGGCTTAATGGATACTAAGGTGTATAGCAAGGCCGATATACTTAATCTTGTGGATAATGCCACCTTGATTGGTGAAATACCCGAGAGTAAGGCCGATGCGGTTTTGGTAGGTGCTAATGATTTCTCTATGTTTGCTGAATCTTTTAGAATATTGTCTTCTAACCTAAAGTATATTTTAAAGACTAGAAAAACGACGGATGATGCTGCTGTTATCCTTGTTACTTCCTCGGTAAAAGGGGAGGGCAAGACTACGCTATCTATGAATCTGGCGATGAGTCTGGCAGGTAGTTCTAAGGTGTTGATTATAGGGGCAGATATAAGGAATCCCCAGTTGCATCGTTTTGTACCGAGACAAAAATTGGGATTAACGGATTATCTTATCTCGAATGATGCACAAGCTGATGCATATATTTTCTCTTCTGGCTTATCGGAGCATTTGGATGTGATGTTTAGTGGTGCCAAAGCCCCTAATCCTAATGACTTGTTGGATATGGCTAAGTTTGATGAGATGATTGATACACTAAAGGTACATTATCAATACATCATCCTGGACTCGGCCCCTGTTATGCTGGTGTCGGATACTATCCATCTTGTTGATTTGTCGGATGTCATTTTGTATGTTGCTAAAGCGGGTTATACAGAAAAGAGTATGATGCATTTTGCTGATGATTTTAGAAAAGAACATCATATTGACAAGCTCTCTTTTGTACTCAATAGCGTAAAGCCAGAGTTTTCCCGTTATGGGAATAAGTATGGCTATGGGTATTATCATGTGGAATCGAAAAAGGCATTTTTTAAGAAATAA
- a CDS encoding oligosaccharide flippase family protein, whose protein sequence is MSSNKTIAKNTLFLYFRMFLTMGVGLYTSRLVLQALGVEDYGIYGLVGGIVSMFSFLNSAMSAATQRYLSFDIGKGDCERLKKTFNATLNIHILIAAIILVLAETIGLWFVNYQLNIPAERMYAANWVYQFSIFTFILGVIQVPYNALLIAREHMNVYAYMSILESVLKLVTVLILVRFGNDKLILYAVLTFVVSFLIRMLYKIYCKKYFKESEYEFYYDKSYYKELLSYSGWNLFGNIAAIARGQGSNILLNLFFGPIANAAYSLTLMVQGIIGSFVSNFQTALNPQITKKYAKGEIDTSLNLIFKSSKYSFFAMFIIVVPFLYNIDYIMQLWLGKVPTYAIQFIQLALIYSLIETISNPLMVGAQATGKIKWYQIIIGSFIFLTLPIIWLVFKINPDPNAVYYVLIVNSLIALIFRVLFLKNMISLKVTDYLKEVILPISGVSGLTLALLYFVKLNFNFELAAFFLMLLSTIVIIIAILLIIWTVGLMRSERAYIMKKISF, encoded by the coding sequence TTGTCTAGCAATAAAACCATAGCTAAAAACACCCTGTTTTTGTACTTCCGTATGTTTCTTACAATGGGCGTCGGGCTATATACCTCCAGATTGGTATTGCAAGCATTAGGTGTAGAAGATTATGGAATCTATGGACTGGTTGGCGGTATCGTTAGCATGTTTTCTTTTCTTAATTCTGCTATGTCTGCTGCTACCCAGCGCTATTTGTCTTTTGATATTGGTAAAGGCGATTGTGAGAGATTAAAAAAAACCTTTAATGCAACACTTAATATCCATATTCTTATAGCAGCAATTATTTTGGTATTGGCTGAGACTATAGGGCTATGGTTTGTTAACTATCAACTAAATATCCCTGCGGAGCGTATGTATGCTGCTAATTGGGTGTATCAGTTTTCTATTTTCACATTTATCTTGGGTGTTATACAAGTTCCTTACAATGCCCTGTTGATTGCGCGCGAGCATATGAATGTGTATGCCTATATGAGTATATTGGAGTCTGTGCTGAAACTTGTTACTGTATTGATTTTGGTTAGGTTTGGTAATGATAAATTGATATTGTATGCCGTACTCACCTTTGTTGTCTCCTTTCTTATCCGCATGCTGTATAAAATTTATTGTAAAAAATATTTTAAGGAATCCGAATATGAATTCTATTATGATAAAAGTTATTATAAAGAATTATTAAGCTATTCTGGATGGAATCTTTTTGGGAATATTGCTGCTATTGCACGAGGGCAAGGAAGTAATATTTTACTCAATCTTTTCTTTGGACCTATTGCGAATGCAGCTTATAGCTTGACACTAATGGTACAAGGTATTATAGGGAGTTTTGTCAGTAATTTTCAAACAGCACTCAATCCACAAATTACCAAAAAATATGCGAAAGGAGAAATAGATACCTCATTGAATTTGATATTTAAAAGCTCGAAGTATTCATTTTTTGCGATGTTTATAATCGTTGTGCCATTTCTTTATAATATAGATTATATCATGCAATTATGGTTAGGTAAAGTACCTACTTATGCTATTCAGTTTATTCAATTGGCGTTGATTTATTCTTTAATTGAAACCATTTCTAACCCTTTGATGGTCGGTGCACAAGCCACAGGGAAAATAAAATGGTACCAAATCATTATTGGTAGTTTTATATTTTTAACTCTTCCTATTATATGGTTGGTTTTCAAAATTAATCCTGACCCTAACGCTGTATATTATGTATTGATTGTTAATTCTCTAATTGCATTAATCTTTAGGGTACTCTTTCTAAAAAACATGATAAGTTTAAAAGTTACAGACTACTTAAAAGAAGTTATATTACCAATAAGTGGAGTAAGTGGTTTGACTTTGGCATTATTATATTTTGTAAAATTAAATTTTAATTTTGAGTTAGCAGCATTCTTTTTGATGCTATTAAGTACTATAGTAATTATAATAGCAATATTATTAATAATTTGGACAGTAGGATTAATGAGGTCAGAAAGAGCCTATATAATGAAAAAAATAAGTTTTTAA